A portion of the Streptomyces sp. YPW6 genome contains these proteins:
- a CDS encoding tRNA (adenine-N1)-methyltransferase, giving the protein MSEPTGAARRRGPFKVGDQVQLTDPKGRHYTFTLEAGKNFHTHKGSFQHDELIGAPEGSVVRTTGNVAYLALRPLLPDYVLSMPRGAAVVYPKDAGQILAFADIFPGARVVEAGVGSGSLSTFLLRAIGEQGMLHSYERREDFAEIAQQNVERYFGSPHPAWQLTVGDLQDNLSDTDVDRVVLDMLAPWECLEAVSKALVPGGILCAYVATTTQLSRTVESIREIGCFAEPQPWESMIRNWHVEGLAVRPDHRMIGHTGFLVTARRLADGVEPPLRRRRPSKGAYGEDYEGPGGRSRGGSAADSG; this is encoded by the coding sequence ATGTCTGAACCGACCGGTGCCGCCCGCCGACGTGGGCCCTTCAAGGTCGGGGACCAGGTACAGCTCACCGACCCCAAGGGACGCCACTACACCTTCACGCTCGAAGCCGGGAAGAACTTCCACACCCACAAGGGTTCTTTCCAGCACGACGAGCTGATCGGTGCTCCCGAGGGCAGTGTTGTCCGCACCACGGGAAACGTCGCCTACCTCGCGCTGCGCCCCCTGCTCCCCGACTACGTCCTGTCCATGCCCCGCGGCGCCGCCGTGGTCTACCCCAAGGACGCGGGCCAGATCCTGGCCTTCGCCGACATCTTCCCCGGCGCCCGCGTCGTGGAGGCCGGGGTCGGATCCGGATCGCTCTCCACCTTCCTGCTGCGCGCCATCGGTGAGCAGGGCATGCTGCACTCCTACGAGCGCCGCGAGGACTTCGCCGAGATCGCCCAGCAGAACGTCGAGCGCTACTTCGGCTCGCCGCACCCCGCCTGGCAGCTGACCGTCGGAGACCTCCAGGACAACCTCTCCGACACCGACGTCGACCGCGTCGTGCTGGACATGCTCGCCCCCTGGGAGTGCCTGGAGGCCGTCTCCAAGGCCCTGGTGCCCGGCGGCATCCTCTGCGCCTACGTCGCCACCACCACCCAGCTCTCGCGCACCGTCGAGTCCATCCGCGAGATCGGCTGCTTCGCCGAACCGCAGCCCTGGGAGTCGATGATCCGCAACTGGCACGTGGAGGGCCTCGCCGTCCGCCCCGACCACCGGATGATCGGCCACACCGGCTTCCTGGTCACCGCCCGCCGCCTCGCGGACGGCGTCGAGCCGCCGCTGCGCCGCCGCCGCCCCTCCAAGGGCGCCTACGGCGAGGACTACGAGGGACCGGGCGGCCGGAGTCGCGGAGGCTCCGCGGCCGACAGCGGCTGA
- a CDS encoding ferredoxin: MTVQQDSPGDSDTQDLEVWIDQDLCTGDGICVQYAPDVFELDIDGLAYVKSSDDELLQAPGATTPVPLPLLQDVVDSAKECPGDCIHVRRVKDSVEVYGPDAE; encoded by the coding sequence ATGACCGTGCAGCAGGACTCGCCGGGCGACAGTGACACGCAGGACCTGGAGGTCTGGATCGACCAGGACCTCTGTACGGGGGACGGCATCTGCGTGCAGTACGCCCCCGATGTCTTCGAGCTGGACATCGACGGCCTGGCGTATGTGAAGAGCTCCGACGACGAGCTGCTGCAGGCCCCGGGGGCGACCACTCCGGTGCCGCTGCCGCTCCTCCAGGACGTCGTCGATTCGGCCAAGGAGTGCCCCGGCGACTGCATCCACGTGCGGCGCGTCAAGGACAGCGTCGAGGTGTACGGGCCGGACGCCGAGTAG
- the arc gene encoding proteasome ATPase, whose translation MAAHDDDINRGIRPARGSEDPAGQVAYLEQEIAVLRRKLADSPRHTRILEERIVELQTNLAGVSAQNERLANTLREARDQIVALKEEVDRLAQPPAGFGVFLQANEDGTCDIFTGGRKLRVNVSPSVELEDLRRGQEVMLNEALNVVEAMEFERAGDIVTLKEILEDGERALVVGHTDEERVVRLAEPLLDITIRSGDALLLDSRSGYVYEVVPKSEVEELVLEEVPDIDYDKIGGLGDQIELIRDAVELPYLHPDLFREHELRPPKGILLYGPPGCGKTLIAKAVANSLAKKVAEVTGQPAGKSYFLNIKGPELLNKYVGETERHIRLVFQRAREKASEGTPVIVFFDEMESLFRTRGSGVSSDVENTIVPQLLAEIDGVEGLENVIVIGASNREDMIDPAILRPGRLDVKIKIERPDAEAAKDIFAKYLTPSLPLHADDLSEHTGSREAAAHAMIQSVVERMYTESEENRFLEVTYANGDKEVLYFKDFNSGAMIQNIVDRAKKMAIKAFLEQGQKGLRVAHLLQACVDEFKENEDLPNTTNPDDWARISGKKGERIVFIRTLVTGKQGADTGRSIDTVANTGQYL comes from the coding sequence GTGGCAGCCCACGACGACGACATCAACCGCGGCATCCGGCCCGCGCGCGGGTCCGAGGACCCAGCCGGCCAGGTTGCCTATCTCGAGCAGGAAATCGCCGTCCTGCGCCGCAAGCTCGCCGACTCTCCGCGGCATACGAGGATTCTCGAAGAGCGGATCGTCGAGTTGCAGACGAACCTGGCGGGCGTGTCCGCTCAGAACGAGCGGCTCGCCAACACGCTCCGTGAGGCGCGTGACCAGATCGTGGCCCTGAAGGAAGAGGTCGACCGGCTGGCCCAGCCGCCCGCCGGTTTCGGCGTCTTCCTGCAGGCCAACGAGGACGGCACCTGCGACATCTTCACCGGGGGCCGCAAGCTCCGGGTGAACGTCAGCCCCAGCGTCGAGCTCGAGGACCTGCGGCGTGGCCAGGAGGTCATGCTCAACGAAGCGCTCAACGTGGTCGAGGCCATGGAGTTCGAGCGGGCCGGGGACATCGTCACCCTCAAGGAGATCCTGGAGGACGGCGAGCGCGCCCTGGTGGTCGGGCACACCGACGAGGAGAGGGTGGTGCGGCTCGCCGAGCCGCTGCTGGACATCACCATCCGCTCCGGCGACGCCCTGCTCCTGGACTCCAGGTCGGGCTACGTCTACGAGGTGGTCCCCAAGAGCGAGGTCGAGGAGCTCGTCCTCGAAGAGGTCCCGGACATCGACTACGACAAGATCGGCGGCCTGGGCGACCAGATCGAGCTGATCCGCGACGCGGTCGAGCTTCCGTATCTGCACCCCGACCTCTTCCGGGAGCACGAGCTGCGCCCGCCCAAGGGCATCCTGCTCTACGGCCCGCCCGGCTGCGGCAAGACGCTCATCGCCAAGGCCGTCGCCAACTCGCTCGCCAAGAAGGTCGCCGAGGTCACCGGGCAGCCCGCGGGGAAGAGCTACTTCCTCAATATCAAGGGCCCCGAGCTGCTCAACAAGTACGTCGGTGAGACCGAGCGGCACATTCGTCTGGTCTTCCAGCGGGCGCGGGAGAAGGCGAGCGAGGGCACCCCCGTCATCGTCTTCTTCGACGAGATGGAGTCCCTCTTCCGCACCCGCGGCAGCGGCGTCAGCTCGGACGTGGAGAACACCATCGTCCCGCAGCTGCTCGCCGAGATCGACGGGGTGGAGGGCCTGGAGAACGTCATTGTCATCGGCGCCTCCAACCGCGAGGACATGATCGACCCCGCCATCCTGCGCCCCGGCCGGCTCGACGTGAAGATCAAGATCGAGCGTCCGGACGCCGAGGCGGCCAAGGACATCTTCGCCAAGTACCTGACCCCGTCGCTCCCGCTGCACGCGGACGACCTCTCCGAGCACACCGGCTCGCGCGAGGCCGCCGCCCACGCCATGATCCAGTCGGTCGTGGAGCGGATGTACACGGAGTCCGAGGAGAACCGCTTCCTCGAGGTCACGTACGCCAACGGCGACAAGGAAGTCCTGTACTTCAAGGACTTCAACTCCGGCGCGATGATTCAGAACATCGTCGACCGGGCAAAGAAAATGGCCATCAAGGCATTCCTGGAACAGGGCCAGAAGGGGCTGCGGGTGGCTCATCTCCTGCAGGCCTGCGTGGACGAGTTCAAGGAGAACGAGGACCTGCCGAACACCACCAACCCGGACGACTGGGCCAGGATTTCCGGCAAGAAGGGTGAGCGGATCGTCTTCATCCGCACACTCGTCACCGGAAAGCAGGGCGCGGACACCGGACGCTCCATCGACACGGTGGCCAATACCGGCCAGTACCTGTAA
- the dop gene encoding depupylase/deamidase Dop → MTVRRVMGIETEYGISVPGHPNANAMLTSSQIVNAYAAAMHRARRARWDFEEENPLRDARGFDLARETADSSQLTDEDIGLANVILTNGARLYVDHAHPEYSSPEITNPRDAVLWDKAGERIMAEAAERAAAIPGAQPIHLYKNNTDNKGASYGTHENYLMQRETPFSDIVRHLTPFFVSRQVVTGAGRVGIGQDGNEHGFQISQRADYFEVEVGLETTLKRPIINTRDEPHSDAEKYRRLHVIIGDANLSEISTYLKLGTTSLVLSMIEDAFITVDLAVDQPVRTLHQVSHDPELRQLITLRSGRTLTAVQLQMEYFELARKYVDERYGADADEQTKDILTRWEDTLNRLETDPMSLSGELDWIAKRELMEGYRRRDALDWDAPRLHLVDLQYADVRPDKGLYNRLVARGKMKRLLVEEQVTRARTAPPEDTRAYFRGRCLEQYADDVAAASWDSVIFDLPDRDSLQRVPTLEPLRGTREHVKDLLDRCRTADELVRTLSGG, encoded by the coding sequence ATGACCGTACGGCGAGTAATGGGCATCGAGACGGAGTACGGGATCTCCGTCCCCGGTCACCCCAACGCCAATGCCATGCTCACCTCGTCCCAGATCGTCAACGCCTACGCGGCGGCGATGCACCGGGCGCGACGCGCCCGCTGGGACTTCGAGGAGGAGAACCCGCTGCGTGACGCGCGAGGCTTCGACCTCGCCCGTGAGACCGCCGACTCCAGCCAGCTCACCGACGAGGACATCGGCCTGGCCAATGTCATCCTCACCAACGGCGCCCGGCTCTACGTCGACCACGCGCACCCCGAATACAGTTCCCCGGAGATCACCAATCCGCGCGACGCGGTGCTCTGGGACAAGGCCGGCGAACGGATCATGGCCGAGGCCGCCGAGCGGGCGGCCGCCATCCCCGGCGCCCAGCCGATCCACCTCTACAAGAACAACACCGACAACAAGGGCGCCTCCTACGGCACGCACGAGAACTACCTCATGCAGCGGGAGACGCCGTTCTCGGACATCGTGCGCCATCTGACGCCGTTCTTCGTCTCGCGCCAGGTCGTCACGGGCGCGGGCCGGGTCGGCATCGGGCAGGACGGGAACGAGCACGGGTTCCAGATCAGCCAGCGCGCCGACTACTTCGAGGTCGAGGTCGGACTGGAGACCACGCTCAAGCGCCCCATCATCAACACCCGGGACGAGCCCCACTCCGACGCCGAGAAGTACCGCCGGCTCCATGTGATCATCGGCGACGCCAACCTCTCGGAGATCTCCACCTACCTCAAGCTCGGCACCACGTCCCTGGTGCTGTCGATGATCGAGGACGCGTTCATCACCGTCGACCTCGCGGTCGACCAGCCCGTGCGGACCCTGCACCAGGTCTCCCACGACCCGGAGCTGCGGCAGCTGATCACGCTCCGCAGCGGCCGGACACTCACCGCGGTCCAGCTCCAGATGGAGTACTTCGAGCTGGCGCGCAAATACGTCGACGAGCGGTACGGCGCCGACGCCGACGAGCAGACCAAGGACATCCTGACCCGCTGGGAGGACACCCTCAACCGGCTGGAGACCGATCCGATGAGCCTGTCGGGGGAGCTGGACTGGATCGCCAAGCGGGAGCTCATGGAGGGCTACCGCCGCCGCGACGCGCTGGACTGGGACGCCCCCCGGCTGCATCTGGTGGACCTCCAGTACGCCGACGTACGGCCCGACAAGGGCCTCTACAACCGTCTGGTGGCACGCGGGAAGATGAAGCGCCTGCTGGTCGAGGAGCAGGTCACCAGGGCCCGTACGGCGCCTCCGGAGGACACCAGGGCCTATTTCCGGGGCCGCTGTCTGGAGCAGTACGCCGACGATGTGGCGGCGGCCTCCTGGGACTCGGTGATCTTCGACCTCCCGGACCGCGACTCGCTCCAGCGGGTGCCCACCCTGGAGCCGCTGCGCGGGACCAGGGAGCACGTGAAGGACCTCCTCGACCGCTGCCGTACGGCGGACGAGCTGGTCCGGACGCTGTCGGGCGGCTGA